Proteins encoded within one genomic window of Nomia melanderi isolate GNS246 chromosome 8, iyNomMela1, whole genome shotgun sequence:
- the Klp31E gene encoding kinesin-like protein 31E isoform X2, which produces MADDTSVRVAVRIRPQVAREVIDMCRICTQVPPGEPQVFLGPDKAFTYDYVFDTGIGQSTIYETCVGHLVEGALDGYNATVLAYGQTGSGKTYTMGTGFDVEVEEAVVGIIPRAIKHLFDGIAEKQQHARERAQMPPEFKVTAQFLELYNEDLKDLLEPGGPRGGARIHEDTSGNIHLAGVEPRIVTSLEQALDYLRLGALSRTTGSTQMNTQSSRSHAIFTLYIRQQRCIKVEDPDADIDTSGTEPANEFETLTAKFHFVDLAGSERLKRTGATGDRAKEGISINCGLLALGNVISALGDKTKKALHVPYRDSKLTRLLQDSLGGNSQTVMIACVSPSDRDFMETLSTLKYANRARNIKNKVTINQDKSSRTIASLRREIQQLQLELMEYRQGKRVVGEDGVNDAWHENQMLNSELQSLRTRVKALSETVEALTAKNVLLLAEKAAGQWVSATGGNGEVTSLVQGYVQEIEELRARLLEAEAMYQQLKKRQMQVNAANPYGDSGYMFQSDSTSVLSDAKKELQKEIETLTALKEQQVYNTNTANKVGEEGEGDDVEVVQDSASEDDSDDDSDRKEEDEEEAAMGRELEALTSDIDMKQRLIQELELSQRRLQTMKQHYEDKLAQLQARIKDTQEERDKVLHSLQQQPTPPTEKVKKLRDEYEKKLSAMQKEMRLLQTAKKEHARLLKSQSQNENRLRGLRNELAEMKRAKVKLLNKMREEAQRHKENELRRNREIAQLRKESRKNANMIRTLEADKRMKEVVLRRKQEEVTALRKRDRGLSQKVAGRAPPKPINPKTLKQRWQTFERTIAKQALAKQAAAETEREMERLLQEREELGRELEKLQKHRNDITSRRGDPNDIDEEIDNVKSKISYLQDSISECQRDMVEMGDGETEGEPGVEALISTVQTVDEAQYLLQKMLAFTVEQSCVAAQKQLEVRDMESRLNQVAQESDVQHQLLEHVLRDRDLLSLTNSHHNHALNYSPPSSRSSSPDNETYSQVIMGEEKQRNNKVRRRTTQPQELLYGVQANPDNMKTEEQSQNHNHPLTRVPSAPGSLKGLVLTRSQHSNITGGSPTLSRRDSISPRPLRRPLHPGGGSMEQVAHTDVSSPPGSPTTYRRFNSREENVFSRLTASRQPASTDPQPMKGIISQYQGKTSPRAVLQCSHVAEGHSKAVLTICATTDLLFSGSKDRTVKVWDLRTGIENLTLTGHPNNVVAVKYSPVRNLLFSVSSAYVKVWDLRMGNSCVKTLFSSGQAQSGQIALSTQVPMGETAINDLVLSLDEQELYTAASDKVRMWDLRKLTHMGRLSTPHTAAVMCLAVADDGRVIAGSKDHLISLVEPNMSGQSVCLAPPHYDGVQCLTACDSTLFSGSRDMCIKRWDLYKMELVQSLNNAHKDWILGLCMINSGTIMVSGCRGGVLKAWSVPKEQGGECAPIGEVRAHGSAINAVITNQQHVFTASNSGEVKLWRIPDSSLSMSISTVSL; this is translated from the exons CTGCACAATTTTTGGAGCTGTACAATGAAGATTTGAAAGATTTATTGGAACCAGGTGGGCCAAGAGGTGGTGCTCGCATTCACGAGGATACTTCAGGCAACATTCATTTAGCTGGTGTAGAACCAAGAATTGTGACCAGTCTGGAACAAGCATTAGATTATTTACGTTTGGGAGCATTATCACGCACAACTGGTTCTACTCAAATGAATACTCAATCATCAAGATCACACGCgatatttacattatatataaggCAGCAAAGATGCATCAAGGTTGAAGACCCAGATGCTGACATTGACACAAGTGGAACAGAACCAGCAAATGAGTTTGAAACTCTAActgcaaaatttcattttgtagaTTTAGCTGGGTCAGAAAGACTGAAAAGGACTGGTGCAACAGGAGATAGAGCAAAGGAAGGGATATCCATAAATTGTGGATTG TTGGCCCTAGGCAATGTGATTTCAGCACTGGGTGACAAAACAAAGAAAGCTTTACATGTACCATATAGAGATTCCAAATTGACAAGGCTACTTCAAGATTCACTTGGag GGAATAGTCAGACTGTTATGATAGCTTGTGTATCTCCAAGTGACCGGGATTTTATGGAAACACTGAGTACATTGAAATATGCTAATAGAGcgagaaatataaagaacaaAGTTACAATTAATCAAGATAAGAGTTCAAGGACAATAGCTTCTTTGCGAAGAGAGATACAACAGCTTCAGTTAGAATTGATGGAATATAGGCAAG gtAAAAGAGTTGTTGGCGAAGATGGTGTAAATGATGCTTGGCATGAAAATCAAATGTTGAATAGTGAACTGCAAAGTCTACGTACAAGAGTCAAAGCTCTTTCAGAAACAGTCGAGGCACTAACTGCAAAGAATGTTCTTCTGCTGGCAGAGAAGGCTGCTGGTCAGTGGGTATCGGCAACAGGTGGAAATGGTGAAGTAACGAGTTTAGTACAAGGATATGTACAAGAAATAGAAGAACTAAGGGCGCGTCTCTTAGAAGCGGAAGCGATGTATCAACAATTAAAAAAGCGGCAAATGCAG GTTAATGCAGCAAATCCTTATGGTGACTCTGGATATATGTTTCAAAGTGATTCTACATCAGTATTAAGTGATGCCAAAAAAGAGTTGCAGAAGGAGATTGAAACGTTAACTGCATTAAAAGAGCAACAAGTGTACAATACTAACACTGCCAATAAAGTAGGAGAGGAAGGGGAAGGCGATGATGTAGAAGTTGTACAAGACTCTGCGAGTGAAGATGACTCAGATGACGACTCTGATAGGAAAG aagaagacgaagaggaggCAGCTATGGGTCGTGAGTTGGAGGCTCTAACGTCGGATATAGATATGAAGCAGCGGTTAATCCAGGAGTTAGAACTCTCTCAACGTCGCCTGCAAACCATGAAACAGCATTACGAGGACAAACTTGCGCAGTTACAGGCCCGCATTAAAGATACCCAAGAAGAAAGGGATAAGGTGTTGCACTCTCTACAACAACAGCCAACGCCACCGACAGAGAAAGTGAAGAAACTGCGCGACGAGTATGAGAAGAAGCTGTCCGCAATGCAAAAAGAAATGCGATTGTTACAGACCGCCAAAAAGGAGCACGCGAGATTGCTCAAGAGTCAGTCACAGAATGAGAACAGGTTAAGAGGACTAAGGAATGAACTAGCAGAGATGAAGAGAGCAAAAGTGaagcttttaaataaaatgcgcGAGGAGGCTCAGAGACATAAAGAGAATGAGCTGAGACGCAACAGAGAGATAGCTCAATTACGTAAGGAGAGTAGGAAAAATGCAAATATGATTAGAACACTAGAAGCTGATAAGAGAATGAAAGAAGTGGTGCTCAGGCGTAAACAGGAGGAAGTTACGGCGCTGAGGAAAAGGGACAGAGGACTTAGTCAAAAAGTTGCAGGCAGAGCGCCACCTAAACCGATTAATCCCAAAACGTTAAAACAGAGGTGGCAAACCTTCGAGAGGACTATTGCAAAACAGGCGTTGGCTAAGCAAGCAGCTgcagaaacagagagagaaatgGAGAGGCTTCTTCAGGAACGCGAGGAGCTAGGCAGAGAACTCGAGAAGCTTCAGAAGCACAGGAATGATATAACGAGCAGGAGAGGTGACCCGAATGATATTgacgaagaaattgataatgtaaaaagtaaaattagCTATTTGCAG GATAGCATCTCGGAGTGTCAACGCGATATGGTGGAAATGGGCGATGGAGAAACAGAGGGCGAACCCGGCGTCGAAGCTCTCATATCGACGGTTCAAACAGTGGACGAAgctcaatatttattacaaaaaatgctGGCATTTACCGTGGAGCAGAGTTGCGTAGCTGCTCAGAAGCAACTTGAAGTTCGGGACATGGAATCTCGACTGAATCAGGTCGCGCAAGAAAGCGATGTGCAACATCAGTTACTAGAGCATGTATTGAGAGACAGAGATCTTCTGTCCCTCACGAACAGTCACCACAATCATGCTTTGAATTACAGTCCCCCGAGTTCAAGAAGCTCCTCGCCCGATAA TGAAACTTACAGTCAAGTTATAATGGGAGAGGAAAAACAACGTAACAATAAAGTGAGACGAAGAACCACGCAGCCTCAGGAACTTCTTTACGGAGTCCAAGCAAATCCAGACAATATGAAAACAGAGGAACAAAGTCAGAATCATAATCATCCACTTACGAGGGTACCTAGCGCGCCAGGTAGTTTAAA AGGATTGGTATTGACGAGAAGTCAACATAGTAACATAACTGGTGGTTCACCGACCTTAAGTCGACGTGATAGCATATCACCAAGGCCGCTCCGACGACCACTACATCCTGGTGGAGGCTCCAT GGAACAGGTAGCACACACAGATGTGTCATCGCCACCTGGATCACCGACCACCTACCGGCGGTTCAACAGTAGAGAGGAGAATGTTTTCTCCAGGCTGACTGCAAGTAGACAACCTGCCTCGACAGACCCACAGCCTATGAAAGGAATCATTTCTCAATATCAAGGCAAG ACATCGCCACGGGCCGTTTTGCAATGTTCCCACGTAGCAGAGGGGCATAGTAAAGCTGTTTTAACTATATGTGCAACTACAGATTTATTATTCAGCGGATCAAAAG ACCGAACTGTAAAAGTATGGGATTTAAGAACTGGAATTGAAAATCTTACTTTGACTGGTCATCCTAATAACGTTGTTGCCGTGAAGTACTCACCAGTACGGAATTTATTATTCAGCGTATCTTCAGCCTACGTAAAAGTTTGGGACTTAAGAATGGGCAACAGCTGTGTAAAAACTTTGTTCTCCTCTGGTCAAGCTCAAAGCGGGCAAATTGCGTTGTCAACTCAAGTACCGATGGGTGAAACGGCTATCAATGATTTAGTACTTAGTCTAGACGAACAAGAGCTATACACCGCAGCCAGCGATAAAGTTAGGATGTGGGATCTTAGGAAATTAACGCACATGGGAAGATTAAGTACACCGCATACGGCTGCGGTGATGTGCCTGGCTGTCGCGGATGACGGTCGTGTAATAGCTGGTAGCAAGGATCATCTAATATCCCTTGTCGAACCTAACATGTCTGGACAGTCGGTATGTTTGGCGCCACCGCACTACGATGGAGTTCAGTGTTTGACTGCGTGCGATTCGACACTTTTCTCTG GCTCGAGAGACATGTGCATCAAACGATGGGATTTGTATAAAATGGAACTAGTCCAGTCACTGAATAATGCACATAAAGATTGGATTTTGGGATTATGTATGATTAACAGTGGAACTATCATGGTCTCAGGTTGCAGGGGAGGAGTTTTGAAAGCGTGGTCTGTACCAAAGGAACAAGGTGGAGAGTGTGCGCCAATAGGGGAAGTACGGGCGCACGGTTCCGCTATCAATGCTGTGATAACTAATCAACAGCATGTTTTCACTGCGAGCAA CTCTGGAGAGGTGAAGCTGTGGCGTATTCCTGATTCCTCATTATCCATGTCTATTTCCACAGTTTCCCtttaa